From the Salipiger sp. CCB-MM3 genome, the window CTTGGTCGACAGATACACCGGCCAGCCCATCATCAACCCGTAGTTGAACGAGGCGCGGGCGAAGTCGATGATCGAGCTGTCGAGGTTGTACATCGCCTGATAGACGCCGGCGGAGGGCGCCTGATAGACCTCTTTCTCGATCACCGTGCCGTCCTCGCCGACGAATTTCATCGTCAGCGTGCCAGCGCCGGGGAAGTGGAAATCGGTGGCTTTGTACTGATCGCCGAAGGCGTGGCGGCCGATGACGATGGGCCGGGTCCAGCCGGGCACCAGACGCGGCACGTTGCGGCAGATGATCGGCTGGCGGAAGACCACGCCGCCAAGGATGTTGCGGATCGTGCCGTTGGGCGAGCGCCACATCTTCTTGAGGCCGAATTCCTCGACCCGTGCCTCATCGGGGGTGATCGTGGCGCATTTCACCGCGACACCGATCTCTTTGGTCTTTTCCGCCGCGTCGATGGTGATCTGGTCCTCGGTGCGGTCACGCTCTTCGATCCCGAGGTCGTAATAGAGCAGATCGACGTCCAGATAGGGCAGGATCAGTTTCTTCTTGATGAAGTCCCAGATGATCCGGGTCATCTCGTCCCCGTCCATTTCGACGATGGGGTTCTCGACCTTGATCTTCGACATGGGTGTCCCTTTCGATGGCTGAGTCGGCTGAGTGGCATGTAACGCGTTTCCCCACGGGAGGGAAGGATGGTATGCAGTCGTATACCGTAACGTCGTCATTTTTCCATGATGAGCGCGGCGGAATTAGCGAAATGGAAAACCTTCGCCACTTATGCAGGCGTCATGGATCAGAAGATTGAGGATTTCATGACCGTGCTGCTTTTGGGATTTGTTCTGAGCGTCTCCCTCGCGGCAGGGGGCGTGATGCTGTTTGGGGACTCTCCGGCGAATGGGGCTGCGCCCGGCCCCGTGCTGGTCATCGCGCCGCCATGGGGACCGGGGCCCGCGGCTCTGATCCATGGCGCTGGCGGGCGGATGATCGGCCCGGTAAGCGCGCCGTTTGGGGCCTTGGCGCGTTTCGACGGCGCGGTCCCGGTGGCCCGGTTGCGCGCGCTCGGCGCATGGGGCGTGCGCGATGCATCGGCGCTGGCGGCCTACTGCGGGGCAAAGCCATGAGCGGGGTATCAGATATCCTCGGCCTTCGCGCCCTGCAGGCGCGCGTGCAGGCCATGTCGGCACAGACGCTGCTCTTGCTCCTGGGCATCATGCTGCTGCCGGTGCATATGGCCAGCGACCTCTACCTTGGGCGTCCCGGCATGACCGGCACGCTGATCTCGGTCACGCTCTTGCTGGTCGCCGGTGCCGCGACGCGCCTGCGCAGCCGGTTGACCGACTATGTGCTCGCCGCCGTGGTCATCGCCGAAGTCGTCGAACTCACGGCGGCCTACCGCCTGCACCCGTGGCAGCTTGATACCCATATGCTGTATTTCGTGATGCTGGCCGGGATCTCGATCCTCGGACGGGTGAGCGTGCTGATGTTCGGCTGCGCGCTCGTCGCGGTTCAGCACCTCGCTTTGGTGTTCATCATGCCCGCGCTGGTCTTTCCCTCGACCGATCTGGTGGAAAATCTGATGCGCGTGCTTCTGCACGGCGGCATCGTCATCATGGAGGGGTTGATCCTCACCATGGCGATCATGCAGCGCAACGCCGCGCAGCGCCATCTTGCGGAAAGCGCCGAGCGGCTCGCCGACGAAAGTCACCGGGCGGCTGAGGCCAAGCAGCACGCCGAGCAGGCGGCGCGGCAGACCCAAGACATGGCCGCACAATTCTCGCGGCATCTGCACGACCTCGCCGAGCGCAACCTCGATTGCGCGGTCGAGACGCCAATGGACGGTGCCTTCGAAGATCTCCGGCGCGATTTCAACCGCGCGCTCGGCCAGTTGCAGGGTGCTTTGGGCAGTTCGCGCCGCACCGCCGATGGTGTCGACGAAGAGGCTGCGGCGCTGGAGCAAGTGACCGGCGATCTCTCGACCCGCAGCGAGCGGCAAGCGCAGGAACTCAGCGGCGCGGCAAGCGGCATGGCCGAGGTCACATCGGCCTTGCGCGGCACCGCGCAGCGCGCCGGGGAGCTTGCCGATCAGGCCCGGCTCGCGCGCACCAGCGCCGAAGAAGGCGGCACGGTCACCCATCGTGCTATGGAGGCGATGCAACTGATCGAAGAAAGCTCGTCAGAGGTCGGCAAGATCATCGACCTGATCGATGATATTTCCTTCCAGACCAACCTTCTTGCCCTCAATGCCGGGGTCGAGGCCGCCCGCGCAGGTGAAAGTGGCAAGGGCTTTGCCGTGGTCGCCTCCGAGGTGCGGCAACTTGCGCAGCGCACCTCCGAAGCCGCCGCCGGGGTAAAGAAACTGATCCTCGACAGCGAGGATCAAGTCTCGGAAGGCGCCAAGCTGGTCAATGAGGCGGGGGGCAGGCTCTCCAGCATCGTCGACGCGGTGAGCACCGTCAGCAATATGATCGCCGAGATACGCGACGATGCGCGCGGCCAATCCGAACGGCTTTCCACGCTCTCCGATGCCGTCTCGCGGCTCGACAGCCAGACTCAGGAGAGCGCGGCGCTGAGCGAGGAAATGGCCGCCATGGGGCTCCGGCTGCGGGGCCACGCGCGCGACCTTACGCAGGAGATGGCGATCTTCCAGCTGGGCAACACCCGAACAGGAGCGGAGGTTGCTTTTACCCCGCCGCCTCGAGCTTCTTCAACTTGAGCATGAGAAGCGTCGCGACGATCACCTCGGCAAAGACACCACAGGCGAGCGGCAGCGGCGTGCCGTCAAACATCAGCCCGACCGGCACCGCCATCAGCACCGCCAGCACGGTGGAAATCGCACCAATCAGCGAAGAGGCCATCCCGGCGATATGCCCCACCGGCTCCATGGCAATGGCGTTCACATTGCCCATGGTCATCCCCATCTGAAAGAACACGGTGATCTGCCACAGGTAGAAGACGGCAAAGCCTGCGGTTCCGGAAATCCCGCTGGAAAACGCCACGATGGCGATGCCCGAAAAGAGGATCTGCGCCGCTAGCACCGCGGTCACGATCCGCCGCATGCCAAGTCGGCCCACGAGCCGCGCGTTCACAAAGCTCGCAGAGGCGGCAAAAACCGCCGCAGCCCCGAACCAGATCGGAAAATAGGTTCCCTGATCGAAGCTCACGTCATAGATCTGCTGCACCGACGAGATCATCGAGAACATCGTGGCCTGACACAGCGCCTGCACGCCGATCGAGACGCGGACAACGGGATGTGCCAAGAGCTCCTTCACCGCCGCCCACAGCGGACCCGCGCGGAACGGACGCCGGCGCTCGCGCGGCAGGGTTTCCGGCAGGCGGATGCTCAGCCAGATCGCGATCACCGAGGCAAACCCGACGAAGGCCAGAAACACGCCGCGCCAGCCCGAAAGCCCGATGATCAGCGTGCCGATGCTCGGTGCCAGCGCCGGGAACAGGGTGAAGACCATCATCACAAAGGACATGATCTGCGCCATGCCGCGCCCGGCGTAAACGTCGCGTACAATGGCCAGCGCCACCACCCGCGGCCCGGCAGCGCCGAGCCCCTGCAGCATACGCGCGGCCAGCACCCATTCCAGCGTTTCGGCATTCGCCGCCAACAGAGCGGCGCAGATATAGACGGCGATCCCGCCAAGGATCACCGGCTTGCGCCCAAAGGTGTCCGACAGTGGCCCGGTGAACAGCGTGCCAACACCCATCCCGAGCACGAAGCTGGTGACCACCAGTTGCGCGCGGTTGATGTCATCCGGCGTCAGCTCCTGCCCGATTTGCGGCAGCGCGGGCAGCATGGCGTCGATGGAAAACGCGATCGTCGCGAACATCGACGCCAGCAGCGCGATCAGTTCGAAACGGCTCGGGCCCTTGGACGCGGCGGCCGCATCCGGGGTCTGGGAGGAAGTCATGGTCATTTCGGCCTCGGCGGGAAGACCCCGCGGGCACGATGAACGCAGGGGGAGGGGCAGGGTAGGGAGATGCCGCAGGGCTATCTCGAAACGTCACGTAACGAAAGGCCGCCGGGGCTCCATTGGCGCACAGAGCGCTCACGCCTCACGCACAGACGCCCCCTCAGGCCTGCGCCTTGACCTCTTCGATCACCCGCTCCCAAAGCTCGGTCGCCTGCGCGCCCGGCACCGCGTGCTGCCCGGCCACCACAAAGGTCGGCACCGCCTGCACGCCCATGCCGCGTGCGGCCTGGTCCATCTCGGCGATCTCTTTACGATCCGCCTCCGAGTCCAGCAGCCGCAGCACCACGGCGGCATCCATGCCGCAGCTGTCAGCGATATCGCCCAGCACTTCGGCATCCCCGATATTTCGGCCATCGACGAAATAGGCACGGAAGAGCGAGGAGACCACGGCGGTCTGCACGCCTTCGATCCCGGCCCAATGGATCAGCCGATGCGCATCCAGCGTCGAGGGCGTGGTGGCGATCTTGTCGAGATTGATCTCCAGCCCGGCCTCCGTGGCCCTCTCGGCTACCGGCAGATAAGCCTCGACCGCGCCCTCCTTGCCGCCGAATTTCCCCTCGAGGTAGGCGCGGCGGTCCATGCCGCCCGCGGGCATCTCGGGATTGAGCATGAAGGGGCGCCAGCGGATGGTGAACGGGTGGTCGTGATGCGCCGCAAGCGCACGATCCAGAAGGCCTTTACCGATGTAGCACCAAGGGCAGATCGGGTCGGAGAAAATATCAAGCGTGGTCATCGGTCATCCATCCTTTGCGGCCTCTTAACAGCCGCGCGGGCGATTGGCGAGGCACAGCGGCGCCCTAACCGCCTATTTCGGAAAATTCCGAAATGCCCAGCTCTGCGGCACAGGCAAGTGCTCCCGCGGCTTCTTCTCTTTAAAAATACGCCGGGGGTGAGGCCGAAGGCCGAGGGGGCATCGCCCCCTCATGCCGCAAAAGATCAGCCGCGCCCACGCCCTTCGAACCGCGGCAACATGGCGGAAAAATCCCGGCCCCGACCGTCTTCCTCTTCAACAAAACTCCGGTACAGCTCCAACGCCCGCGCGCCCATCGGCGTGTCGGCATCCGCCGCCTCGGCGGCCTGCTGCGACAACCCCAGATCTTTGAGCATCAACTCGGCCGCGAAGCCTGGCTTATAGCCATTGTCGGCGGGCGACTGCGGCCCGACGCCGGGTGCCGGGCAATAGGCGTTCATCGACCAGCTGTAGCCCGAAGAGGTGGAAACCACATCGAACATCGCCTCGCGCGAGAGCCCCAGCTTGTCGGCCAGTGCAAAAGCCTCGCAGGTGGCGATCATGGTGACGCCAAGGATCATATTGTTGCAGATCTTCGCCGCCTGCCCATTGCCCGATGGCCCGCAGTGCACCGCTTTCTGCCCCATGATGTCAAAGAGCGGCCCGGCGATGGCAAAAGCCTCTGCGCCGCCGCCGACCATGAAGGTGAGCGTGCCGCCCGCCGCGCCGCCGATGCCGCCCGACACGGGCGCATCCAGCGCGCCCAGACCTGCGGCCTGCGCCGCCTCGGCCACCACCCGCGCGCTTTCCACATCGACGGTGGAGCAATCGAGCAGTACCGCGCCCGGCGTCATCGCCGGGATGATCTCTTCGGCCACGCTGCGCAGGATCGCGCCATTGGGCAGCATAGTGATCACCACCTCTGCGCCCGTGGCCGCCTCTGCCGCGCTGGCCGCCTGCGCAGCGCCCTCGACGCGCACGCCCGCCACGTCAAACCCGGTGACCTCATGGCCCGCAGCGATAAGGTTGGCGGCCATCGGCCCGCCCATATTGCCAAGCCCGATAAATCCGATCTTCATCTCTATCTCCTCCCCCTTAACCTTGCTGCAACCGTCCCGTCAGAGCACCAGTTCCTGCGCGCCCAGCGGGGCGAGCAGCGCGGCGACGCGCTCTGGCGGCACCGCATCCAGCGCCATGCCCCAATGCGGGTTCCGGTCCTTGTCGATCAGCTGCGCACGCACCCCTTCGAGGAAATCGCCCTCCTGCATGATGCGGTAGGCGACGCGGAATTCCTGCGCCAGCGCGGCGTCGATATCGCTTGGCGCCGGACCGAGCCGGGCGAGCATCTCCAGCGTGGTCGCCATCGACAGCGGCGAGTTGCGGCGGATCTGCTTGAGCGCCGCCGCGGCCCAATCGGCGCTCTCGGCCTCTAGGCTCTCGGCAATTTTCGGCAGGTTATCCGATGCATAGGCTGCGTCGATCTCTGCTTGCGCCGCGGCCATGGGGCTCTCCGGGGCAGGGCGCGCCACCTCTTCCAGCGCCGAGGCCTCGCCGCTGTCGAGCAGGCGCTGCTTGAGCAACGCCCAGTCTTCCTCGGGCACAAAGTGATCGGCAAATCCCGCGTGCAGCGCGTCGCCGGGGCCCATGCGCGCGGCGGTCAGCGCCAGATGCGCACCGAGCCGTCCCGGCGCGCGGGCCAGCAGGTAGGAACCGCCGACGTCGGGCACAAAACCGATGCCGCATTCGGGCATCGCCACCTGCGCGCTCTCGCCGACGATCCGGTACGAACAATGCCCGCCAAGACCAACGCCGCCGCCCATGATGAAGCCATGCATGAAGGCGACGATGGGCTTGGGGTAGGCGGCGAGCTTGGCATTCATCCGGTACTCATCCGCCCAGAAGCGGCGGCCGAAATCCACGTCGCCCTTCAGGCCGCGGCGGTACATCTCGGCGATATCGCCCCCGGCGCAGAAGGCCCGCTCGCCCTCGGCGTCGAGGATGATCAGCGCCACCTCGGGATCATCCGCCCATGCATCGAGCGCCTTTTCGATCGCAAGGCACATCTCCCAGCTCAGCGCATTCAGCGCCTTCGGGCGGGTCAGGGTGATATGGCCGGCACGGCCGCTCTTGCGGGTCTCGACCTCTGTCGTCGGGTCTTCAAGCGTGGGCATCTCGGTCATCGGCTTCCAATCAGGCTGCGCGCGGTGATCATGCGCATGATTTCATTGGTCCCTTCGAGGATCTGATGCACGCGCAGATCGCGCACCAGCTTCTCGATACCGTAGTCCGCAAGATAGCCGTAGCCACCGTGCAATTGCAGACATTGGTCGACCACTTTCGATCCCGCCTCGGTGACGAACTTCTTGGCCATGGCGCAGAACTTCGTAGCATCGGGCGCGCCGGTGTCGAGCTTCCACGCCGCCTGCCGCAGAAAGACGCGGGCGGCCTGCAGTTCGATTTCCATATCGGCAAGGCGGAACTGCAGCGCCTGAAATTGGTCGATGCTCTGACCGAAGGCGCGGCGTTCGGCCATGTAATCCAGCGTTGCATCCAGCGCCGCCTGAGCGGCCCCGAGCGAGCAGGCCGAGATATTGAGCCGCCCGCCGTCGAGCCCGGCCATGGCGTAGCGAAAGCCCTTGCCTTCCTCGCCCAGCAGATTGGCCAGCGGCACCTCGCAACCGTCGAACTGCACCTGCCGCGTCGGCTGGCTCTTCCAGCCCATCTTCTGCTCGAGCCCGCCAAAGCTCAGCCCTTCGGTGCCATCCTCGACCAGCAGCGCTGAGATGCCCTTGGGCCCCTCAGCGCCGGTGCGGCACATGACGACATAAGCGTCGGAATATCCGCCGCCGGAGATGAACGCTTTGCTGCCGGTGAGCAGGTAGCTGTCGTTGCTCTTCTCGGCCTTGGTGCGCAGCGCGGCGGCATCCGAGCCCGAGCCCGGCTCGGTGAGGCAGTAGGACAGCACCGTCTGCATGCTCAGCGCGCCGGGCAGCACCCTTGTCTTCATCTCCTCCGAGCCATAGGCGTCGATCATCTTGGCGCACATATTGTGGATCGACAGGAAGGCCGCCACCGAAGGACAGGCCATGCTGAGCGCCTCGAAGACCAGCGTGGCATCAAGCCGTGTCAGCCCCGAGCCGCCGCTCTCTTCCGAGACATAAAGCCCGCCGAACCCCAGTTCCGCCAGCTTCGGCCAGAGATCGCGGGGGATGGTGCCCTCGGCCTCCCAGTCGCGGGCGAAGGGTGCGATATGCTCCTGCCCGAACGCCTTTGCCATGTCGAAGATCGCCTGCTGCTCCTCGCTTGGTGCAAACTCCATGGGGCCTCCCTTTCCCAATGGCTCCGGGGCCTCCCAACCCCGGAAATGAACATTTGTTCAGAACATGGCTGGAATCGCCCGACGATGCAAGCCGCACACCGACGGCAGCTTCCTCTTGGCACAAATATCCCGGGGGTGAGGCGCGCAGCGCCGAGGGGGCAGCGCCCCTTTATGAAGTCCTGGGAAGGGCCCGGTCGGCGAATGAGTATTTATGGAAAGATGAAAGGCTCAGGCCGCGCTTTCACGCAGGGCGACGATGCGGCGGATCTCGTCTTCGACCTTGCCCAGCAGGATGGCGTTGTCGAATTTCGCCTCGGCGGTGGCGCGGGCGGCGCGGGACATGGCGGCGCGGTCGGGCAGGTCGAGCACTTTCGAGATCGCCCCGGCAAACCCGGTCTCGTCCCACTCGGGCACCAGAAAGCCGGTCTCGCCCTCGGTCACCGCCTCGGGGATCCCCGCATGCAGGGTCGAGACGGTGATGCAGCCCGCGGCCAGCGCTTCTTGAATGGCGGTGGGCAGCCCCTCGGTGTTGCCGTTCTTGTCGGTGATCGAATGCTGCAGGAAGGTCTCGGTGGTGAGCAACTGCTTGCGGACTTCGTCGTGCGGCAGCGCGCCGGTGAAGGTGACTTGCTCTGCGACGCCAAGCGCGGCGGCGAGGGCCTTGCAGGG encodes:
- a CDS encoding methyl-accepting chemotaxis protein → MSGVSDILGLRALQARVQAMSAQTLLLLLGIMLLPVHMASDLYLGRPGMTGTLISVTLLLVAGAATRLRSRLTDYVLAAVVIAEVVELTAAYRLHPWQLDTHMLYFVMLAGISILGRVSVLMFGCALVAVQHLALVFIMPALVFPSTDLVENLMRVLLHGGIVIMEGLILTMAIMQRNAAQRHLAESAERLADESHRAAEAKQHAEQAARQTQDMAAQFSRHLHDLAERNLDCAVETPMDGAFEDLRRDFNRALGQLQGALGSSRRTADGVDEEAAALEQVTGDLSTRSERQAQELSGAASGMAEVTSALRGTAQRAGELADQARLARTSAEEGGTVTHRAMEAMQLIEESSSEVGKIIDLIDDISFQTNLLALNAGVEAARAGESGKGFAVVASEVRQLAQRTSEAAAGVKKLILDSEDQVSEGAKLVNEAGGRLSSIVDAVSTVSNMIAEIRDDARGQSERLSTLSDAVSRLDSQTQESAALSEEMAAMGLRLRGHARDLTQEMAIFQLGNTRTGAEVAFTPPPRASST
- a CDS encoding DsbA family oxidoreductase produces the protein MTTLDIFSDPICPWCYIGKGLLDRALAAHHDHPFTIRWRPFMLNPEMPAGGMDRRAYLEGKFGGKEGAVEAYLPVAERATEAGLEINLDKIATTPSTLDAHRLIHWAGIEGVQTAVVSSLFRAYFVDGRNIGDAEVLGDIADSCGMDAAVVLRLLDSEADRKEIAEMDQAARGMGVQAVPTFVVAGQHAVPGAQATELWERVIEEVKAQA
- a CDS encoding acyl-CoA dehydrogenase family protein; this encodes MEFAPSEEQQAIFDMAKAFGQEHIAPFARDWEAEGTIPRDLWPKLAELGFGGLYVSEESGGSGLTRLDATLVFEALSMACPSVAAFLSIHNMCAKMIDAYGSEEMKTRVLPGALSMQTVLSYCLTEPGSGSDAAALRTKAEKSNDSYLLTGSKAFISGGGYSDAYVVMCRTGAEGPKGISALLVEDGTEGLSFGGLEQKMGWKSQPTRQVQFDGCEVPLANLLGEEGKGFRYAMAGLDGGRLNISACSLGAAQAALDATLDYMAERRAFGQSIDQFQALQFRLADMEIELQAARVFLRQAAWKLDTGAPDATKFCAMAKKFVTEAGSKVVDQCLQLHGGYGYLADYGIEKLVRDLRVHQILEGTNEIMRMITARSLIGSR
- a CDS encoding NADP-dependent isocitrate dehydrogenase, translated to MSKIKVENPIVEMDGDEMTRIIWDFIKKKLILPYLDVDLLYYDLGIEERDRTEDQITIDAAEKTKEIGVAVKCATITPDEARVEEFGLKKMWRSPNGTIRNILGGVVFRQPIICRNVPRLVPGWTRPIVIGRHAFGDQYKATDFHFPGAGTLTMKFVGEDGTVIEKEVYQAPSAGVYQAMYNLDSSIIDFARASFNYGLMMGWPVYLSTKNTILKAYDGRFKDLFQKVFEEEFEAEFKKKKIWYEHRLIDDMVACAMKWNGGFVWACKNYDGDVQSDTVAQGFGSLGLMTSQLMTPDGKIVEAEAAHGTVTRHFRQHQAGQATSTNSIASIFAWTGGLKHRAKLDANAQLMSFAETLEKVVVQTVESGWMTKDLALLVGPDQKWLTTMGFLEKVDENLNKALGAA
- a CDS encoding multidrug effflux MFS transporter — encoded protein: MTSSQTPDAAAASKGPSRFELIALLASMFATIAFSIDAMLPALPQIGQELTPDDINRAQLVVTSFVLGMGVGTLFTGPLSDTFGRKPVILGGIAVYICAALLAANAETLEWVLAARMLQGLGAAGPRVVALAIVRDVYAGRGMAQIMSFVMMVFTLFPALAPSIGTLIIGLSGWRGVFLAFVGFASVIAIWLSIRLPETLPRERRRPFRAGPLWAAVKELLAHPVVRVSIGVQALCQATMFSMISSVQQIYDVSFDQGTYFPIWFGAAAVFAASASFVNARLVGRLGMRRIVTAVLAAQILFSGIAIVAFSSGISGTAGFAVFYLWQITVFFQMGMTMGNVNAIAMEPVGHIAGMASSLIGAISTVLAVLMAVPVGLMFDGTPLPLACGVFAEVIVATLLMLKLKKLEAAG
- a CDS encoding enoyl-CoA hydratase/isomerase family protein; translated protein: MTEMPTLEDPTTEVETRKSGRAGHITLTRPKALNALSWEMCLAIEKALDAWADDPEVALIILDAEGERAFCAGGDIAEMYRRGLKGDVDFGRRFWADEYRMNAKLAAYPKPIVAFMHGFIMGGGVGLGGHCSYRIVGESAQVAMPECGIGFVPDVGGSYLLARAPGRLGAHLALTAARMGPGDALHAGFADHFVPEEDWALLKQRLLDSGEASALEEVARPAPESPMAAAQAEIDAAYASDNLPKIAESLEAESADWAAAALKQIRRNSPLSMATTLEMLARLGPAPSDIDAALAQEFRVAYRIMQEGDFLEGVRAQLIDKDRNPHWGMALDAVPPERVAALLAPLGAQELVL
- the mmsB gene encoding 3-hydroxyisobutyrate dehydrogenase; amino-acid sequence: MKIGFIGLGNMGGPMAANLIAAGHEVTGFDVAGVRVEGAAQAASAAEAATGAEVVITMLPNGAILRSVAEEIIPAMTPGAVLLDCSTVDVESARVVAEAAQAAGLGALDAPVSGGIGGAAGGTLTFMVGGGAEAFAIAGPLFDIMGQKAVHCGPSGNGQAAKICNNMILGVTMIATCEAFALADKLGLSREAMFDVVSTSSGYSWSMNAYCPAPGVGPQSPADNGYKPGFAAELMLKDLGLSQQAAEAADADTPMGARALELYRSFVEEEDGRGRDFSAMLPRFEGRGRG